The nucleotide sequence GTGATCATGAGTGCAGCCTGACCCCGGGTGTAAGTGTAAGCCCTTGCCCCAGAACGAGAGTTCCAAATATTTGCCAAATGAGTATTTCCAAGAGCTGTCGGACATGACCATCACTCCTATATCTTTTTTGCAAGACTTGCAGTAGTTCCACATGTAAATGTCATCGTCCACGGGCGTTAGTGTTACCCCTGATGGTAGAGGCGTGTCTTTCTCAATGAAGACTGTAATCCGGGCATCTTCATGGACGTATGTCCGATGGTGCTGCCACATGGGACGGTCACAGCCATTAGCGTGACAGATGCTGGTGCTGCTCATGGAAAGGTCCTCAATATATTGTCCTAGGGTGCAATCGGGATCCATGTGTCCACTTGGATCTGGATGTTCGTCGTAGAAACCAATCGCAACGAGACCAGGTCCAGAGCATGGTATCTTCGTGTCCGTGCAAATGACCGAATACAGCACGACAATGTTCTGATGCGAATAGGGGTCGAAGAGATCAATGTTTCCCTGGAGGTAGTTCTCCCAGTGCCGTGTCTGAGTCTCGTAAATATACCGCGCTTTATCGTATTCGGCATCATGGACAGCGTGCAGAACCTCCATGACCTGTCTGGGAGCCTTGTGACCAAATTGGTGGACCATTTCTGGTTTGATGAGCTGGAATCGCGCTGGCTTTGTTTTCTCGGCTTCTGTCTGCTCTTCAACCATGTCCTGATCGCACAGTCGCTTGAGGTAACTTAGACGCCTCTCTTGTTCACGAGCTTTCATCAATAGGTAGGGCTGAGGGAACCTGACGAAGGGCGAAGCTGACAAAATTTTGGTTTCATACTTGGCAATCATTTCGCTATAGTATGTCGGCATTGGTACATCCTCGGGCAGGGGACTGTCGTTCCCAACGTGCGAATGATGTTCATGCAGCGAAATAAGCCGTGGGGTCCGCTCCTGAGCCTGTTCAATTTCGGTACCTTGAGCCTTGGGGGTTTGATCATCTCCGTCAGGCAATACACTTGGCTGTGCACCCGTGGTTGATCCTTGACTTGTCTCGTTGCCCTGATCCACGTCCGCTTGAACATCCTGCAAAGCCGTGACCTCCTTTGTTTGGGCTGCTGCCAGCTCACAGCAGTTCAAAGTAAGGGCTTCATCCGGCTGATCTTGCGACTCGGAGTTTTGCGATATCTGTTCGTCGGCCTCGGGTAGCTTGATAAACTCGTCTCTCATGAGACAAGATTCCAGCTTCAAATTGTACACAACATAAACCATGAATTCCGTAATGCGCTTCATGCGAGTGAGAATATCTGCTTTTGCGCCTCGCAACGCTATGGTGCAGCCTAGTTCTCTTTCGCAGCCAGAGATGAAGATGTACGTCTTTTTCTTGCCCGGTATTTCTTTATTGACAAAGGTCTTGACCTCAAACCCAGCAGCCTGGCCGACATGGACTGGCAAGGCCAGCATATCTAGCGACGAGATGATGCTTGCCTTGGCGCATCTGGAAACAGCCCCGATCACTGATGGCTTTACATTGTATGCCACGGCCACATTCGCCTCCGAGAGGTACTGCAAGGCCACACCAGCCACGCTCCGCTCAGCTAGGAGCACTTGGGGCCGGAGAGTCATGATGCGGCTGACGACGACGCGGAGATACTCCTTCTCCTGTTCTATCACTGGCTGCAGGCTCATGAAATGTTGTTGGTGTCTCTGGTACTCGATTGGAAACGAAATGATGACTATGCGTGGATTGACAATGCTCCTAGGCATGTTCTTCAAAGCCAAGTTTTTCGAAAAGATTACCCCTGAGACGTAGCTAGTGTCCCCCGGTTTGGCGCCGGGGATCCTTTTCAGCTTGACGTAGTGGCGAATATCCATGTGGTCCTGGTTGCGACTATCTGGGGAGACATCATCGGCGCAGCGAGTAAGGATTGGAAGCAGAGCCTTCTCCCAGGCGTCTGCGTTGGGTACTTGATCGTCCTGTAGAAGCTGGTGAAGTAGCTTGGTAACATGCTTCAAACTGGAAGGACTCAATTGATTCTCATCGGATCTCTGATTACGGATCGAGTCGCTTCTCGTCAATTTGGTTGCTTCAATGGGACTTTCTAGAGACGCAAGTGCCTCGCCTGAAGCAGCAAATCCTCTTCCAAACACTCCAGACCTTGGCCGAGGAGAGCGCATGCCGTGTAGGGGTTGCGCTGTACTTGCTGTGCTCATATTGCGCCTTCTTGTTGGACGTGTAGACAGTCCCATGACGATAGGTGCGCCATCGTCTGGCCCACGGCTCGTGAAACTGAGGCCACTGATGCTCTTCTCACCTTGGCGCATACGATGTCGCTTCCCTGTCGATAGCAACGGCCCAAAGTTGGCCTTGTCCGGGTCCAAGCTGGCCGGCGCAACATCGGAGCTCGCCATTGTAGCAAATATGCTCATCTGTTCATCCCCGCTCGATTCCTCCGACATGTACGGTTCAAGTTCAGGGTCAATGATGTTGTCGTCGTGGAAAGCAGGGAGCGTGGTCTTGCGCCCTAGCTCATCGTGTATGGGTCTTCGGAAAGGAGCTCGCTCTTCAGCGGTGGCCTTGAAACGTCCTAGGAAGTTCGACTTGGACTGGTTTCTTCGATGGCCCGACGAGATAGGCCTGCCAGCCAGTGATCTCAAGGAGCGCGAAGAGCTCGGGCGGCTTAGCTGTGGAGCATCTATCTCGAGAATCTTGGAATCTCCTATACGTCGTGTGGCGGGGATGGCCATCATGGGCGTTTTGACTGATCTGGAATCGTCCACATCCTCAGCCCGCTCCATTATACTCACCTCGTCGTCTGCTCTAGGCCTGGGAGTCTGCGTATCTTTGCCTGAGCGGAAGATAGCAGGCAAATATGAGTCATTGTCGGAATCATCAGAACCCGAATCATATCTGCGGTTGATGATCTCTAGGCAGGTTTTGCACACCCGCAGGCTCCCAGAGACACCAAATTTGGCGCCGGAAATCGTGGAAGTGCACTTAGAGTCGAAGATACAACCACATGTTCGACAGTGGTGCTTTCGACGAAACGCCGAGAATGGGTTCCCGCAAAGAAAACACTCTTTGCATGTTTCATCCGCCATCCAGAACTCCTTGCTCACTACTTGCTTCCGCATCGACTCCAGCCTGGCATTCACGGTCTGTGGAGCGCCCTCGTTGGTGGTAGTTCCTGGGATCCGCAGTTTGCCCGAGGGTAACTGTTGAGGTTGCTCGTGCCGTGCAAATGAGTCGTGATACACCGAGTTATGGGCAGACGTGCTTATTGTGCTAGGCTTTGTCATCCCCGGCTCTAGAGATTCTGCTCGCGCCCTGTTGACCCCAATGATCCGCGCCTGGCTGATTCTGTCTATGACGGCGGGCCTCCTTAAACTCTCTCTAGATGATGCTCTTGCTTCCGTAGATGGTGCCCGCAAGCTTCTCCTGTCAGCACTATGCTGGGTGGAAACAGACGCTGCTGAGCCCCTGACTGGGCTCATGCGAGAGTCGGAGCCTTCGTCCGGGCCCAAGCTTTCGTCTCTGCGGGAAGAGCCTGGCAGGGCGTACTTCACATCGGAGCTTTCCAAGGAATTTATAGTGCCTGAAAGAACTGTTGTGTGAGCTTCCGAGCTTTTGCTAGAGCTTCCGACTCTGATATGCTGTGGAGCGTCTTCCACCCTGGTCGTCACGCCACGAGCAGCATCCTTGTCTCTAAAGGCAGATACTGTTATGGGTGCCAACGATGGGTTAACCACAGCTGAGGAAGCTACAGTCTTGGACATTCTAGGCAGGTTTTGCATGCTTGACGAAGTTGATTTTGGAGCTGCCGCAGTCGCAACAGATGAGGCTTTAGAGGATCGCAGGTCATGTGCGGTACCGTCTACTGAAGTGCCGACGTGGGGAGAGGTCGGCGGGTTCTGGGCGCCATCTGGAAAAgccgatagcaaagtagaggCTGTTGCAGTACTGCTAGTGCGAGGCAGCGAGGTGGCAGGGCTCTTGATGGCCAAAGACCCGGAGGTACTGCCGCTCGTGTTTTTGGAAGCAGCATCCACGTTACTAACATCCTCCAAGGAAAGCTCCGGGGACTTCACGCCCACGGCTTCCTTCAATCTACTGTATAGCCCGCTTAAGCCCTGCTGCACAAGATCCCCAGCGCCTCCTTTCCTCTCGGAGGTCGGGGAGGAGCTTGGCGGGGCGGCAAAATCGTTGAAGGTTGTCAAGACATCGGACTGGCTTGCCGAGGTGTGGATCTGATCGAGGGCCTGTGCGAGTTGCTCTTTGTCAATCTGCGAGGCGGTAGAAATGGAGGCGAGGGATCCGCGTCGGGCACGGAGGTGGTTGTTGGCGGACGAAGACATGATGGCAACGGTGCCCAACCGTTGTTTGGGACGGTTGTCAGGCGTCTGAGGAGGGTGTCGAGGTGGCGACGGTCATTTTGCGAGCAAGTCAAAAGGCGATAGCGTGTGGACTTCACAGGGCAGACGAAGCAAATATAATCAGGTTCACTAAGACACTAGAGTCATGAGAATAAAGACGTTTGACGGGTACAAGATATAGCGTCGGGGTTGGTGAGCTTCAGGTAGACTGAACGGTATAAACATGAGTCTCAATTTGAGTGGGCTGTCCCACCCTGGCGATGGGTGCTGCGTTGTAATCCTACCTGGGTCCCTGGGATTACGTCAAGTTAAATGCGTGGCGGCTGACACGTCAGGTGCCGGGCCCGGTTCCAACGGCCAGCGCCGACTGGGGGCCAAGCGAGAGCCGAGCCACCACAGATATATCACGTGACCAGGCGCTTCATCGCGATAATTCTCGTGTCAAATCACGTCCCAGATTCATCCAAGCAAACAAGAGACGGGGATCGCGAGGGGTTTCCAAGTGTTATAACTTATCCCACCCGCTCTGCCCCAGATCAGTCAAAGCTGTTCTCCATTAAATGCACATCTGGTGGTTGATGACCCAGTAAGATTCCTTGCATCTCTACTGGAATCGGTACCTGCCTAATCTATGTGTCAGGGTAGGGACCACATAGGGGCCCTCAAAGAAGCTGTCCGTTTGCAACGACAGTTctccctacctaggtacctaactacctacctaccacctaGCACCTTCTTGGCAGTCCCCAAGATATCTAGCACTTCGGGGCCCAGCAGGCTTCTCTGCAACTCTCAGAACCGCGTGACTTCCCCCAACACAAATCATATCAGTACTTATTCTCAGCATTGACTCAATGCTTTGCATGCGATGAGCCATGGCTCTGGGATTTCTCATACTCTAATGCAGGGGTCTCAACATATTATACAGCCTGGAATCCAGGAAACAAATACGCTACTGTGACGACGCTTCCCGACATGCGATGGATGAACGGGGCATTTTTCGTGTCGGACTTCAGGTCCCAAAGGATCAGCGGGCCTTACTCGACAAGCGCGACGCCTGGGCTGAGGTGATGAGAAGGACGCCTCAAGGCCTGCTGAATATTCCACCCAGCGTTATTGAAGACCTAAAGGCATTCCATGCACCAAAGACCCAATCTGCTCCCGCTGCGCCATCTACCCCCATAACATGGGCTGAGCCGATGAGGAAAACACCTCAAGGCCTGCTGAATGTTCCCTCCAAAGTTCTTGAAGACTTGAAGACATTCCATGCCCAAAAAGTCCATGCTACTCCCGCCGCTGCCTCCAAGCCCGTAACATGGGCTGAGCCGATAAACAAAACACCCCGCGGCCTCCTCAACGTTCCTCCTAAAATTCTTGAAAGCCTGACGGCTTTCCATGCCCAAAAGTCCGCATTTGCCACCGCAGCCACCTCTTCCTCCCAAGCATCCCTATTTTCCCAGGAACCAAAGCCGACGGAGCCAATGCCACCGTCATCATCACCGCCACGCGAACCCTACCAGCGGAGAACCGCTGTGACAGCGCAGGCAGATGACGCTTGCTCTCCCTCAGATACGCCTATCTCGGGTTGGTCACCCAGTCCTCCTCGCAATGACCATCCAAGAGGAGCCGCTGCTATTGCAAGCCCTCCAGGTCCACTTCAGGCCTTGCCGCCAAGGACAGCAACGAACAGCAGCATGCAGATGAATCCGAACGATTCAGGCCCAGGACCATCGTCTGAAAGGACAGCCAAATCTATCGTGCAATCAACTACCGCTTCTATGTCAACCCCAGAAGAGAATGAGAGCCCACCGCGACAAGTCATAACACCATCCTCGAATGAGGCAGACTCGGAAGAAGAGCAGATGGCCGTAGTGGAGCCTCTTGCTCTAGCCCCTGCCTTCCAGAAATCCATCAACAAGACCGCCGCCCCAGTAGCCCCAACGCCACCCTCTGCACAGGTCGTGCCTTGCACGGATCAAAAGAATCCACATCAGCAGCGACCAAAGATAAAAAGACGGAAGATGAAAAACGCACTGGGTTTACTCGACAAATGTCTGGGCAAGATTCCGGATTGCGATACCTCAGGCCAACAAGCAGTACCGTCTCGATCCACCTCAATTGCGAAGAGACGTTCAGAAACGACAACCCCAGTGTCGCGGCAATCTCCTCGAGATCAGGGGTCCCCGAAGGCTCTCTCATCGAGTCAAAGTCCACAGAGTGACCATGAGCCAGCACCACATGCAAGTCAACATGCCAAGATTACGACAAAGCTGCCTCGCGCATCAGACAGTCTGGGCACTGGCAGCGTCACGGCTAATCCAGTCACGTCCCAGGCTGAACCAACCCCATTTGAAATCTTTCGAACGAATTATCCGGACTTCACGAGTGACCTCGCCAATTTTTTGAGGGCGTGTATGTCATTGCAATGGCTTGCTCGACAAAGCTTACTCAAGGTCTCTTTGTTTGACGACTTTTTGCGTGTTTATTGCCACAAATACATACCATTCGTCATGTCCCATGACTCCGCTCCGAGCGCTATCGAATATTACAACAAAGATGATGAGGCAATCAGTTATCTAAACGGCGTGGTCGACAAATCATTTCTGAAGCGTGTCCAAGCGTTATACTCGGCCGAGATCGCGGCTATTGAGGCTGGTAACTCTGTAGGGGACCCAACAGAGACATCCCAAGTGCGCgttgaggatgaggatgcaTCGGCAGACATGGAAATTGATCAGCCAGATGAGGGTTCTATCGCCGACAACCCTGAAGAACACGCGGGAAGCCATAACGCAGCAACGCGCTCTTCGCCTGATCAACCAACACAGCCCGAAGAAGTCGGGATCTCCGATATTGAGGACGACCGCTTCTATCGCTCGTCTCGAGAAGCATCGCCAGACCTGAGCACACCAGCGCCTCACAGTCGGCAAAATCCAATGTCACAAGGCGACACTCATACGCAACCGAAATTCAGTGCACCTTTCACTGGCTCCATTATGGACTTGACATCGAGTGCAGCATCGGATGTGGTCATTCCAAACACCTCTATCTCGGTGTTGGATGCCAACCCATCAAGAATTCCTGAAACAGTTCACAAGCCTAGATCTAGGCAGAGAATAGAGAGTGCCAAAAGGCCATTCCGTCTGATTGCTTCTCTGCGCAATAGAGACAGTCCGACATCGTCGATGAGCATTGCgcagagaaaaagaaggttTAGCGAGTATTTGGCCAAAAATGGACAGAGGAACGAAGCGTAGGAAGGATGGCTGATGACATATTTACGTTCATTTAATTGGAACTTGGTCATGAGagtgaaagaaaaaagcaaaaactcCCTTGATGCAACGCAGAACCCATCGGGCCATAACATGATCTGGAACCAAAATTATTGTCTAAAAGTATAAGAACCGACCTCTCTATATTTCCTCTGTTTTCTCGAGTTGTCCAAACTCAAAATTCCCTAAATATCCTACCATCAAATTGCCCCATCATCCCACAGCCCGCGCTCGATTTCGATGCCTGCGGCGATTTGCCTTGTGAGCGGCCGCAGCGGCACCGCCCCTCTTCTTGATCGCGTCCCTGGCCGCCTCGATCTTGGTCAAGGGCTTCATACCCTCGTAGTGCGACATGACTACGCCGCCCGCCGGGAGCTCCATGTTGTCGTTTGTGACCCAGATGACGCGGACGGGGAGCTCCTTCTTGAGGATcgcgtcggcctcggcgtGGGCGGGGGCGTCGGGTATGACGTCGAGGATGTTGGGCTCTTCGCCGGGGATGACGAGCCCCAGGGCCAGATCGGTTCCCATGTGTCGCCGGCCGTACTTGTTGAGGATTATAGCCAGCTGGTCGGCCCCAAAGTGCTTGTCGTTGGAGATGCGCTCCAACTCAAACTCGCTCCTGGGGAGCCACCTCTGCTTCGATCCAGGTGGTCCTCTCCGCCTTGTACTCGGCCCACGTCCGCCGGAGTACCTCGAGGTCTGGGAGGACAGTCGACTGCAAGGCGACATTTGTTAGTGCTCGACATACCTATGAGGAATATGGGCCAGGGGCTTAAGGTTGGTGAGTGCTTACCACCTCCTCAACAATCACCTGCAAATACAGACTGTCGATAAGGGCATAGAGCCCACGTTCTAGGGCTGCGAGGGATCAATGAGTGTTAGCCAAGTTGAGGATGGAGTCTGGGCAGTGATCTGCATCGAGTTTGCTCCCTCAGGGTTTGTTGATTTACATACCTGTGCCCGGGTTCTTGATGGTCTTGTAACCATGCTTGAAGCACCGCTCGTATTCGTACGTCTTGGCGCGACTTGACCTCGTTCCACGACAAAGAGTCGAGCCGCCACATGTAATGTAATTGTGTCTCGGCTCGGGCCGCGTCGGAGTCGGGCGTGGGGCGGGAGGCCAAGATCGGAAGGGGATCGACGACATGCTGAGCGATTTACGGACCCTTGTGGTATGTATTGTACCTAGTTCTGTAGAGTCCGTTCTCAGGATCAAAGAAGTGTTCTTTTGCTCTTGATAGATACAAGTGAAGCCAGAGTATTGATGGTGGGTGCAGGTTCATGAGCAGATCTTGGACAGACACCTGGGGTAGAGGATGCCTCAATTTAAAGATGTTTTCTGAGCGTGAGGCAAAAGAACATGCACCTGTTTATTGCCATTCTTGCATTGTCCTGCAAACTTTACTCTTTTGGTGGTTGGTCAGCGCTTGTAATGGCGTTGTAAGAGCATGAGATTGGTCTCGAATGTGCACTCCCTCTGTTGCCGGGCTGTTGTAACGCACTTCACTGCCCGGTCAGCTATTGTTTCGGGGTACAATAATGTAGAAGCTACTTATACTTTCTGTAATAAAGGAAGCCACAATGACCAATCCCCTGCCGAGGTTAGAGCTGACATGTTTGGAGGCACACTGCCGAATAGATCGTGTTACAGTAGTTCGATATGACGCTGGTTCTTTCCAATAACCACGAGCAGAATGCACGTATAGTTCGCAGAGAATGTATGTTTTGTTAAGCTTGCTATCCTAATTTAAGGGTCGAGTGCTATCGAACACCCCTTGAACGTATTTAAAGGTCTGTATTTACAGAGTACAGCGTAAGTGCCTACCTTACTTGAGAATGGAATATTTGTATACTGAGAAGACCCCTGAATGACAATCATTTCATGATGTGTCTTGATCATCACATTCTTTAGATCGTTATGTTCTACATATGCcaaaggccaagaagcttgTCTTTGCCTAATTCCACATGCTATCCGGGTTGCTGTACAGTTGAGATAAGTCTTTTACAAGTCAAGTTTTGACTCATATCATGCAGACTATATGTGTTATACATAGAGACGAATTTCCGGATGGTGTTCAAGTTGGTCAGCTAGCGATGGGCCAACCACTCCATTTTTAAAAGTGCTATATATGACATGTGCCGCTACTGTTCTATTGAGGAAAAAGATCGTAATATGAACCAGTTCCAGAACCTTATTTTGGAGGTGGCGGGCCAACTTCGTCAAGTTCGTCTTTGTCGATCATTTGAATCCCAGTCCAGCCCTCGTCACTGTCTTCACCTTCACTGTCCTCTTGAGGTGGCGACTTGGTCAAGGGCTTGGACATAGGCCTCTGCTCGGCGTCCTTCGAAAACGAAGCTGCGTCGCCAGAGTCAGAGTTGGTATTTCCCTGCATATATGGAAACGCAGAAGCTCCAAGGCCTGGAAGCTGGGGCGCACTGGCCGATACAGCTTTCCCTTCATAGTCCATACGCTCCAAGCTACCGAGAGGGTCCATTTGCTGTAACAACATCTCCGAGTTCGATCTGGCAACAGTGTTCCTGCCAGGCCTGTGTGGCAATGTCTGGTTGCCTGGTGTTTTCTGTGCAATCGGTCCATCCTTGCCTCCAGTGGGCTCCTCAAAATCAATAAGACTTCCGGTTTTGTGGCTGCCATCGTCATCCTGCATCTGAATAGCCTCCTTATCTTCTTCAATCGGCCCCTCGCCGTCTCTAACATTGGGAAAGCCACAGCGAGTAAGTATCTTGGCGATGAGTCCGGGATAGCGCAGGTGTCCACTGACTGCATCGCTCAGGTCAAGGTTCTCGACACCCTCTAGATCTGTGACAGGCTGAAGCCCAGCAATGCCAAGCTGAATACTCGTTGCTCGGTACAGGAAGGCCAGGATGAAGTCATTCTCGGAGTAGACATTGAACATCTTGCCTGAAACGACGCTCCGAATCTTTTGCCAGCGATCGAGGTCAGAAGGAATAGGGGCTCCAATGAACACAACCTGCTCGATCAGTCCAAAAGCCTTTCTCTCTGCAAGCGATTCCAGGCATGAGTAGATAACACGGGCACCAAGCGAGTAGCCAATCAGGGTAACAGGGCGCTCGCCCTGAACCTTGTTGATGAGCGCATCGGCGAGTATCATGCCGGCTTTCTCGGACCGATTCTTGGCACGACTAAAAGGGTTGTCGACATTAGAGGCTGTTTGTATAAGCGCGATAGGCCACAATGCTGCTCCCAGTGCAGCTAACGCTGTTCGTCGGATGATTTCCGACTTG is from Pyricularia oryzae 70-15 chromosome 2, whole genome shotgun sequence and encodes:
- a CDS encoding 1-phosphatidylinositol-3-phosphate 5-kinase FAB1 — protein: MSSSANNHLRARRGSLASISTASQIDKEQLAQALDQIHTSASQSDVLTTFNDFAAPPSSSPTSERKGGAGDLVQQGLSGLYSRLKEAVGVKSPELSLEDVSNVDAASKNTSGSTSGSLAIKSPATSLPRTSSTATASTLLSAFPDGAQNPPTSPHVGTSVDGTAHDLRSSKASSVATAAAPKSTSSSMQNLPRMSKTVASSAVVNPSLAPITVSAFRDKDAARGVTTRVEDAPQHIRVGSSSKSSEAHTTVLSGTINSLESSDVKYALPGSSRRDESLGPDEGSDSRMSPVRGSAASVSTQHSADRRSLRAPSTEARASSRESLRRPAVIDRISQARIIGVNRARAESLEPGMTKPSTISTSAHNSVYHDSFARHEQPQQLPSGKLRIPGTTTNEGAPQTVNARLESMRKQVVSKEFWMADETCKECFLCGNPFSAFRRKHHCRTCGCIFDSKCTSTISGAKFGVSGSLRVCKTCLEIINRRYDSGSDDSDNDSYLPAIFRSGKDTQTPRPRADDEVSIMERAEDVDDSRSVKTPMMAIPATRRIGDSKILEIDAPQLSRPSSSRSLRSLAGRPISSGHRRNQSKSNFLGRFKATAEERAPFRRPIHDELGRKTTLPAFHDDNIIDPELEPYMSEESSGDEQMSIFATMASSDVAPASLDPDKANFGPLLSTGKRHRMRQGEKSISGLSFTSRGPDDGAPIVMGLSTRPTRRRNMSTASTAQPLHGMRSPRPRSGVFGRGFAASGEALASLESPIEATKLTRSDSIRNQRSDENQLSPSSLKHVTKLLHQLLQDDQVPNADAWEKALLPILTRCADDVSPDSRNQDHMDIRHYVKLKRIPGAKPGDTSYVSGVIFSKNLALKNMPRSIVNPRIVIISFPIEYQRHQQHFMSLQPVIEQEKEYLRVVVSRIMTLRPQVLLAERSVAGVALQYLSEANVAVAYNVKPSVIGAVSRCAKASIISSLDMLALPVHVGQAAGFEVKTFVNKEIPGKKKTYIFISGCERELGCTIALRGAKADILTRMKRITEFMVYVVYNLKLESCLMRDEFIKLPEADEQISQNSESQDQPDEALTLNCCELAAAQTKEVTALQDVQADVDQGNETSQGSTTGAQPSVLPDGDDQTPKAQGTEIEQAQERTPRLISLHEHHSHVGNDSPLPEDVPMPTYYSEMIAKYETKILSASPFVRFPQPYLLMKAREQERRLSYLKRLCDQDMVEEQTEAEKTKPARFQLIKPEMVHQFGHKAPRQVMEVLHAVHDAEYDKARYIYETQTRHWENYLQGNIDLFDPYSHQNIVVLYSVICTDTKIPCSGPGLVAIGFYDEHPDPSGHMDPDCTLGQYIEDLSMSSTSICHANGCDRPMWQHHRTYVHEDARITVFIEKDTPLPSGVTLTPVDDDIYMWNYCKSCKKDIGVMVMSDSSWKYSFGKYLELSFWGKGLHLHPGSGCTHDHQKEHIRYFNFRGNTIRIHWDPIDLLEIIVPRARITWKVEHDLKLKNDIFLKCEERWTRFINSVKTRLKSIRIDSVLPDKSELCKSEVERLTKKAQEDLPELIRKLQDAYMNSKYYEVIPMNPVFREMLERVQEWDAAFAKFEADFLSDKDVRQLTMIQLKKMFGDNDSKESLPTDATSIISVSSEGDEKASLTTTQATIPEELDEKPECQSTEVVASVTTVAASDAQSQTTDSAPLNDEGAADQRQVNALLGAVEPLDLATPRAHTRNRSDTYFPEGIEGASREISSSNDSESNTPTPAVPIPTVESKTAEAQTKSAQGSASSTSTNSAPLLAVKVEQLRKDFRTLSGETSKVVAAAAQAQAEQQKYVMERGSSRRAGLTVSPPMVRALSQSSLPFTRLPSGITKSPVLLDSKANESSIGSELSRVPTESSTKSEKKLSERLGISALKVHRKAGQSSIPRYVHGKKKDSRVSVLAKHFEQLSREFEKERMKDRKQRAAKMHYSRAFLPRTSTKATVEVYQDVDQAVKELGHEEEQGNEGPRAVSPTVVPKEQPEKPSKSPTMVPEQATERNSEETTPENGPSQTDTGSVHGELEDTRPGESQTGSDDEGGSDADQSSLLDDILMPDEPTDDMPKNTKTSLMKMLTNFWAERSASGWSPLEYPFNATDHIFIDSDVVVREDEPSSLIAFALSSTDYQAKLADIRRSWKTSSARRPDTSEDIDHTLSNDVTVAIDSDPAAVLSDTATDIFTDEAELEKSLKRSTGTHLKYQFTEGSAKLLCKIFYAEQFDALRRKCNVADRIIESLSRCLKWDSRGGKTRSVFLKTLDDRLVMKSLSPIETQAFLKFAPSYFNIMAEALFHDLPSVIAKMLGFFQIIIKNPMTNTEIKLDLLVMENLFYDRSPDRIFDLKGSMRNRKIQSTGEQNEVLLDENMVEYIYESPLFAREHSKKILSASVWNDTLFLARQNVMDYSLMVAVDEARKELVVGIIDCIRTYTWDKKLESWIKDRGFAGGGRNRPTVTSPKEYKSRFREAMARYILQAPNCWHQFGNSVMMSGHGHGRTTRFEDVAD